The following are encoded in a window of Streptomyces sp. Go-475 genomic DNA:
- a CDS encoding ATP-binding cassette domain-containing protein, whose protein sequence is MTGIVLRAEDVEVVRDGRPILAEVSLTVRAGEHWALLGANGAGKSTLLRLLGALVHPTRGTVEVLGHRLGRVDLRELRAHVGHVDPRHPLASPLRVRDVVLTGLTNSVEPLPRWRPAPGQAERAERLIGTLGLAEHAEARWPTLSQGQRGRALIARALMPEPRLLLLDEPATGLDLPGREQLLGALEDLRREHPRLATVLVTHHLEELPVHTTHALLLREGRPLAGGPVGEVLTADRLGKCFDLPLALERREGRWSVRTARRA, encoded by the coding sequence GTGACGGGGATCGTCCTGCGGGCCGAGGACGTCGAGGTCGTGCGCGACGGCCGGCCGATCCTGGCGGAGGTGTCCCTGACCGTCCGGGCCGGGGAGCACTGGGCGCTGCTGGGGGCCAACGGCGCGGGCAAGTCCACGCTGCTCCGGCTGCTGGGCGCGCTGGTCCATCCCACCCGGGGCACCGTGGAGGTGCTGGGTCACCGGCTGGGCCGGGTCGACCTGCGGGAGCTGCGGGCCCACGTGGGGCATGTCGATCCCCGGCATCCGCTCGCCTCGCCGCTGCGGGTGCGGGACGTGGTGCTGACCGGCCTGACCAACTCGGTGGAGCCGCTGCCCCGGTGGCGTCCGGCGCCCGGGCAGGCCGAGCGGGCCGAGCGGCTGATCGGGACGCTGGGGCTGGCCGAGCACGCCGAGGCGCGTTGGCCCACGCTCTCGCAGGGGCAGCGCGGCCGGGCCCTGATCGCCCGGGCCCTGATGCCGGAACCCCGGCTGCTGCTGCTCGACGAGCCGGCGACCGGGCTGGACCTGCCGGGCCGGGAGCAGTTGCTCGGGGCGCTGGAGGACCTGCGCAGGGAGCATCCGCGTCTCGCCACGGTCCTGGTCACCCATCACCTGGAGGAGCTGCCGGTCCACACCACGCACGCCCTGCTGCTGCGCGAGGGCCGTCCGCTCGCGGGCGGCCCGGTGGGCGAGGTGCTCACGGCCGACCGGCTGGGCAAGTGCTTCGACCTGCCGCTGGCGCTGGAGCGGCGCGAGGGCCGGTGGAGTGTGCGCACGGCCCGCCGGGCATGA